The region CTCCGGCGAGATCCAACCATGCCGCTGCCGCTCCATGCTTGCCTTGCCGCGCGGCGACCCAGGAAAGCCAATGTGCGTGTTCGGCTGCCAATATCAGGATTCCGTCTGCGGTGGCTCCGGAAGCCAGGGGCAAGAGGCGGGTCACCTGGTCGAGTTGCGCCCGTACAACGGGCCACAGATCGGCCCCATCGATCATGTCTTCCGCCTTGCGGTGCTCCGTCAGCACCTTGGCGATCCAGTCCGCTGTACGCAGATCCGCCTTCCCCGTTACGTGCGCGTGAGCGATGCGTTCTCGGAGCTGTGGGTCCGGGTTCCATGCATCGCCGAGATTCGAACGATCCGGCAACCCGCGTAGCTCGTCCGGCACTTGTAGCCCCTCCGTGATCCTGTCCATGACCTCGGCGGCGAGTACCTTCCGCTTTCCGCGCACGATCAGCGACACGTGAGACTGCGGCATCCCGATCAGCTCTCCCAGCTTCATCTGAGAGATCCCTGCTGCGCGCTTGTACTCGCCCAGCAGTGCAGCCCAGTCCTTGCGCGCCCAGGCGGCTCGCAACCGAACGTCAGCCCATAGTTGCCGATTGCTCATGCCGAAGACCATACGCCCCTGCCATACGCCGGGCGTATCGGATTGACCTTGGCCTCCCTCCAAGATGTGACCACGAGACCAGCCTGGCAGGCAGGAGGGATTGCAGTGGTGGCCACGGGTTCACAAGACCAGGACCGCACGGCCGTGACGGGTCCTCAGGAGGTGGACGTTGAACAGGTCAAGGGGGCCATCGTCCGAGCTTTGGTGGAGAGTTCGACCGTGCCCCGATACGAGGATCTGTGCGAGCTGAGGGAAGTACTGATTGGGCACATCAAGACATTGACACCGCTGGCAACGAAGCAGATCGATCGCCTTAACCACGGCACGGTGGAGTGGTATGGCAAGGCGAGCAAACTGCGCTCGATTTCCTATGAAGTAGCGGCAGGGCTCGGTCACGGGCTGC is a window of Streptomyces violaceusniger Tu 4113 DNA encoding:
- a CDS encoding DUF6415 family natural product biosynthesis protein; protein product: MVATGSQDQDRTAVTGPQEVDVEQVKGAIVRALVESSTVPRYEDLCELREVLIGHIKTLTPLATKQIDRLNHGTVEWYGKASKLRSISYEVAAGLGHGLLSAKAHVQGLGYTCRFLLENSGLQGERKG
- a CDS encoding helix-turn-helix domain-containing protein; the encoded protein is MSNRQLWADVRLRAAWARKDWAALLGEYKRAAGISQMKLGELIGMPQSHVSLIVRGKRKVLAAEVMDRITEGLQVPDELRGLPDRSNLGDAWNPDPQLRERIAHAHVTGKADLRTADWIAKVLTEHRKAEDMIDGADLWPVVRAQLDQVTRLLPLASGATADGILILAAEHAHWLSWVAARQGKHGAAAAWLDLAGGWAIDAGSPDLTSWITRVRSYYTLQYARDPIRALRTAEAAAHGRGLSPAAEAIALHETSMAAASVGERDRAQRLADRAYDLAVRVPDAEERPGWLYWLDPVRAKLNRADVAYAARDWRTAADGYRDALRDLTDFPKDHAYYAGRLQDAEGRG